Proteins encoded within one genomic window of Fusarium musae strain F31 chromosome 4, whole genome shotgun sequence:
- the PHO4_2 gene encoding phosphate-sensing transcription factor (EggNog:ENOG41) → MVLHQYDYIFAIGTIFSFLDAWNIGANDVANSWATSVSSRSISYIQAMTLGSILEFAGSVGVGARVADTIRTKVVDIDQFESDPALLMLGMMCAIVSSSLYLTFCTRIGLPVSTTHSIMGGVIGMGIALVGADGIHWAEFDKGISSGVVSVFLAWIIAPGLSGAFAAIIFLITKYGVMLRSKPVWKGLFLTPVYFGITASLLTMLIVWKGGSIKVDFNDAETAGMIIGVGAAWALLITIFLVPWLYRLVICDDWELRWWNIFQGPLLLRRPPPPAQPEGAAGGIKDFYEGHLTREELDGLRRAGRTGSDEFERAQDQTSNEGKEATTENKKTSSEGTPDVEERVEPKAPRSLVGPKPDGKVFSVAVLYWYLKKAFLSGVDQDIIAMQKKKSMLTGDLDEIHAHVAHYDNRAEYLYTFMQVMTACTASFTHGANDVANAIGPYATIYQIWRTGGLEGSKSSVPVWILCFGGAGIALGIWTYGYNIMRNLGNRLTLHSPSRGFSMELGAAITIILATRLKLPVSTTQCITGATVGVGLCSGTWRSINWRMVAWIYMGWIITLPVAGVISGVICGIIINAPRWGYSG, encoded by the exons ATGGTGCTTCATCAGTACGATTACATCTTTGCCATAGGCACCATCTTTTCGTTCCTCGATGCCTGGAACATCG GTGCCAACGATGTCGCCAACTCGTGGGCTACGTCGGTCTCATCCCGATCCATCTCCTACATCCAAGCCATGACTCTCGGCTCCATCCTCGAATTCGCTGGCTCCGTCGGTGTCGGCGCCCGCGTCGCAGACACCATCCGCACCAAGGTCGTCGACATTGACCAGTTCGAGTCCGACCCTGCTCTCCTCATGCTCGGCATGATGTGTGCCATTGTCTCGTCCTCGCTGTATCTCACCTTCTGCACGCGCATCGGTCTTCCCGTCTCGACGACTCACTCCATCATGGGTGGTGTTATCGGCATGGGTATTGCGCTTGTCGGTGCAGACGGTATTCACTGGGCTGAATTCGATAAGGGTATCAGCTCTGGTGTCGTATCCGTCTTTCTCGCTTGGATCATTGCTCCTGGTCTGTCCGGTGCTTTTGCTGCTATCATCTTCCTTATTACCAAGTATGGTGTTATGCTGCGAAGCAAGCCTGTCTGGAAGGGTCTTTTCCTCACTCCTGTTTACTTCGGCATCACTGCTTCCCTCCTTACTATGCTTATCGTCTGGAAGGGCGGTAGCATCAAGGTTGACTTCAACGACGCCGAGACTGCTGGTATGATCATTGGTGTCGGCGCCGCTTGGGCTCtactcatcaccatcttcctTGTCCCCTGGCTCTACCGCCTCGTCATCTGTGATGACTGGGAGCTTCGCTGGTGGAATATCTTCCAAggtcctctcctcctccgccgtcCTCCCCCGCCCGCTCAGCCTGAAGGCGCTGCTGGTGGTATCAAGGATTTTTACGAGGGTCATCTTACCcgtgaagagcttgatggtCTTCGTCGTGCCGGTCGCACCGGAAGTGATGAGTTCGAGCGCGCTCAAGATCAGACCAGCAATGAGGGTAAGGAGGCTACCACTGAGAATAAGAAGACCTCTTCAGAGGGCACTCCCGACGTCGAGGAGCGTGTTGAGCCCAAGGCTCCTCGCAGCCTCGTCGGCCCCAAGCCTGATGGAAAGGTGTTCAGCGTCGCTGTTCTCTACTGGTACCTTAAGAAGGCTTTCCTCTCTGGTGTTGACCAAGATATCATCGCcatgcagaagaagaagagcatgcTTACCGGTGACCTGGATGAGATCCACGCTCACGTCGCTCACTACGATAACCGTGCTGAATATCTCTACACCTTTATGCAAGTCATGACTGCCTGCACCGCTTCCTTCACTCATGGTGCCAACGATGTCGCCAACGCTATTGGTCCATATGCCACTATCTACCAGATCTGGCGAACTGGTGGTCTTGAGGGTAGCAAGTCTTCTGTCCCAGTCTGGATTCT CTGCTTTGGTGGTGCCGGTATTGCTCTTGGTATCTGGACTTACGGATACAACATTATGCGCAATCTTGGTAACCGTCTCACTCTCCACTCTCCCTCTCGAGGTTTCTCCATGGAGTTGGGTGCCGCCATTACTATCATCCTTGCCACCCGTCTTA AGCTCCCTGTCTCTACCACCCAGTGCATCACTGGTGCCACCGTTGGTGTTGGTCTTTGCTCTGGTACCTGGCGTTCTATCAACTGGCGCATGGTGGCCTGGATCTACATGGGTTGGATCATCACTCTCCCCGTAGCTGGTGTCATCTCCGGCGTCATCTgtggtatcatcatcaacgctcCTCGCTGGGGTTACTCTGGTTAG
- a CDS encoding hypothetical protein (EggNog:ENOG41): MALESLDNGVVFWIASNGSPNDSVIAFLSTVLETLRREPNSTEAERETITAMLTARYIQFATPRLKKERGILNRSTRFCEAYLTANLDTIQTPGETEILLKRHLADQKLGVTALLDWLSQFSSATTDPLILCRAAYNARHAPQIATLEALQQELRVAPKGTAEAFRSVKHVIGRLAEKIRTPVNLVNDSRQLRPLLNSYEIRRVEAPVAAKMPMTDGLRNLDSILRRMLPAGDSRLKDMQAYLGQLDGSIRLEDAIRAMHDDDETNHGVHAEIQVLEDFHRNGRKFVGRDRYIACSKLACLCCRLYFKWHPGRFVEPESHQKSYLTWRPIDLPEGGESQHWPDQRRVLANISKELSNLVEEQIISQQQPAPWQPDSVTNITAVMGSVSLSEGGEAFESGDGQSNVTDSDSLAHLNDDETIDNTDDDSGDSYEESDGGVGLGD, from the exons ATGGCTCTTGAGTCTCTCGACAACGGTGTTGTATTTTGGATTGCATCGAACGGGTCGCCAAATGATTCCGTCATCGCGTTTCTCTCTACTGTCCTGGAGACTCTACGAAGAGAACCTAACTCGACGGAAGCAGAAAGAGAAACAATAACAGCGATGCTAACAGCTAGATACATTCAGTTTGCGACTCCAAGATTGAAAAAAGAACGTGGAATCCTAAATCGGTCTACGCGTTTCTGCGAGGCTTACTTAACAGCCAATCTCGACACTATTCAGACACCTGGTGAGACAGAAATACTCCTAAAGAGACATTTAGCTGACCAGAAACTAGGAGTTACCGCTTTACTAGACTGGCTGTCCCAATTCTCTTCTGCTACAACCGACCCTTTGATCCTTTGTCGGGCTGCTTACAATGCTCGCCATGCTCCTCAGATAGCAACACTAGAGGCTTTACAACAGGAGCTGAGAGTAGCTCCAAAAGGAACAGCAGAAGCCTTTCGCTCTGTCAAACATGTTATTGGCCGTCTGGCTGAGAAGATCCGCACACCTGTCAATCTTGTTAATGACTCACGTCAGCTGAGGCCGCTTCTAAACTCCTACGAAATCAGAAGAGTAGAAGCCCCAGTCGCAGCAAAGATGCCTATGACAGATGGTTTGAGAAACCTGGATTCTATACTCAGGAGAATGCTTCCAGCAGGCGATTCGCGCCTTAAGGATATGCAAGCATATCTTGGGCAATTGGACGGCTCAATTCGGCTTGAAGATGCGATCAGAGCTATgcatgacgatgatgaaacgAATCATGGCGTCCATGCGGAGATCCAAGTGCTCGAGGACTTTCATCGCAATGGACGCAAGTTTGTAGGCCGTGATCGTTACATAGCCTGTAGcaagcttgcttgcttgtgctGCAGACTATACTTCAAATGGCACCCGGGCAGATTTGTTGAGCCTGAATCTCATCAAAAGTCATATCTCACTTGGCGTCCTATCGATCTACCTGAGGGTGGGGAGAGTCAGCACTGGCCAGACCAGCGCCGCGTTTTGGCAAATATTAGCAAAGAGCTAAGCAACCTTGTAGAGGAGCAGATTATATCCCAACAGCAACCGGCTCCATGGCAGCCGGACTCGGTGACAAATATCACTGCGGTCATGGGATCTGTCTCGCTTTCGGAAGGTGGAGAAGCGTTTGAGAGCGGCGATGGACAAAGTAACG TCACAGATTCTGATTCACTGGCACATCTCAATGACGACGAGACTATTGATAACACCGATGATGACTCTGGAGATAGTTACGAGGAATCGGATGGAGGTGTAGGTTTGGGTGACTGA
- a CDS encoding hypothetical protein (EggNog:ENOG41), giving the protein MTLLTTIGLVLTLLAPLASCYSKFSRPPEWDSEQDADRDMLLNQHYDAGDKIPILYETNLKNTELWIYQVLDDIDGGAQIEGTGTYWQAQYDIAGALSDNEDSVYYFQLYEPDDKSQLARSQYINVSAPISETPVSVSVSTSKISTFSTEPSTLQTSTTLASNSNTAPTDSSSSDETDSSSETKSSPGLSSAATGGVAAGAAIGGLLIIGGIGWLAWRRLARKKQDRPVSELPADLPQQHHLDPPQAKAELSGDPGIYPTGYARSTPGIHEAP; this is encoded by the exons ATGACTCTCCTGACGACGATTGGTCTAGTGCTTACTCTGCTCGCCCCCTTGGCGTCTTGCTACTCCAAATTTTCCCGTCCTCCGGAGTGGGATTCAGAGCAAGATGCCGATAGAGACATGTTACTCAACCAACACTACGACGCAGGAGATAAGATTCCGATTCTCTACGAGACAAATTTGAAAAACACCGAACTCTGGATTTATCAAGTTCTGGACGACATCGATGGTGGTGCTCAAATAGAAG GAACAGGAACCTATTGGCAGGCTCAGTACGACATTGCAGGTGCATTAAGCGACAATGAGGACTCGGTTTACTATTTCCAATTATATGAACCTGACGATAAATCTCAACTTGCCAGATCCCAGTATATCAATGTTAGCGCGCCGATCAGCGAGACGCCCGTGAGTGTATCGGTATCTACGTCTAAGATCTCGACATTCTCGACAGAACCATCTACACTGCAAACATCGACAACTTTAGCCAGCAACTCCAACACTGCGCCAACCGACTCGTCCTCGAGCGATGAAACCGATTCCTCGTCAGAAACAAAGTCAAGCCCCGGACTATCTTCGGCAGCGACCGGAGGCGTGGCTGCTGGTGCAGCTATCGGTGGACTTTTGATCATTGGAGGCATTGGATGGCTGGCTTGGAGGAGGctggcgaggaagaagcaagaTAGGCCAGTGTCTGAACTTCCTGCTGATCttcctcagcagcatcatcttgatcCTCCTCAGGCCAAAGCGGAGCTGTCAGGAGACCCTGGCATATACCCTACAGGCTATGCAAGAAGCACCCCGGGGATCCACGAAGCACCGTAA
- a CDS encoding hypothetical protein (EggNog:ENOG41), producing the protein MAPSLFICPNEVIDHIVKLLPNVKAARETCKRLNRISSPYLFPVLYISCHQLDLDVFRMVAKNPLLIGGVCELVIDDTTLPVSIPDWPTYQKVLSLPDPSENRRSFLELAASQHCIQKGHHENRLARADYHALKQALPHLKRLRSLVLINRTANDGIDNGFQQGAQSLESFSPVRKFWRRFESKRDYPVSFTPRCDWVPTSKGLLDKTPIYGIDWLDDRLTDDITPCGVPNTLAGSPAFKELVTITLFAKQSPFPTRLAKGFSATNITKFNLTLGTGAPLDVGVGERLRTIFESMPQLEELFFEPHDIHHFSAIPTEKTFPRLRKITFNCGLMRLEQLFKFLRSHGATLKSLVVEHCKIALEPENEPEDMLPMLISELRSLHRDGALKLENGLVSELCHGAVPQTCCAKLYGFRDEYNVTWDYEGNGVWERREEVDSEDDL; encoded by the exons ATGGCTCCCAGCCTGTTCATCTGCCCCAACGAGGTCATCGACCACATCGTCAAGTTGCTTCCGAATGTCAAGGCCGCTCGCGAGACCTGCAAGAGACTCAACCGCATTTCCTCGCCGTATTTGTTTCCCGTTCTCTACATTTCATGTCATCAACTCGACCTCGATGTCTTTCGCATGGTCGCTAAGAATCCGCTTCTTATCGGTGGTGTTTGTGAACTCGTCATCGATGACACCACTCTCCCTGTCTCGATTCCAGACTGGCCGACCTACCAGAAGGTGCTAAGTCTCCCAGACCCCTCAGAGAACCGCCGATCTTTCCTTGAGCTGGCGGCATCTCAACACTG CATTCAAAAGGGTCATCATGAGAATCGCCTTGCCCGCGCAGACTACCACGCTCTTAAGCAGGCACTACCCCATCTGAAGCGCCTTAGGAGTCTTGTCCTCATTAATCGCACTGCTAATGATGGTATTGATAATGGCTTCCAACAGGGCGCTCAAAGCCTTGAGTCGTTTAGTCCTGTCCGCAAATTTTGGAGGCGATTTGAATCCAAGAGGGACTATCCGGTGTCTTTCACTCCGAGATGTGACTGGGTGCCGACTAGCAAAGGCCTCCTAGACAAAACACCGATCTACGGGATAGATTGGTTAGACGATCGATTGACCGACGACATCACGCCATGCGGAGTACCAAATACCCTGGCAGGCTCACCTGCCTTCAAAGAACTTGTCA CTATCACCCTGTTCGCCAAACAGTCACCATTTCCTACCCGACTAGCCAAAGGGTTCAGCGCCACGAACATAACAAAGTTCAATCTGACTCTTGGAACCGGTGCTCCGCTTGATGTTGGCGTTGGGGAGCGCCTTCGCACCATCTTCGAATCCATGCCgcagcttgaggagctgTTCTTCGAGCCTCATGATATACACCACTTTTCCGCCATCCCAACAGAAAAGACTTTCCCAAGACTACGCAAGATCACATTCAACTGCGGATTAATGCGCTTGGAACAATTGTTCAAATTCCTTCGATCCCATGGTGCGACATTGAAGTCACTTGTTGTCGAGCACTGCAAAATCGCGCTGGAGCCAGAGAACGAACCTGAAGACATGTTACCCATGCTCATCTCTGAGCTGCGTTCTCTCCACCGTGATGGCGCACTAAAACTTGAAAACGGCCTAGTCAGCGAACTGTGCCATGGCGCTGTGCCACAAACCTGTTGTGCGAAATTGTACGGATTCAGAGATGAGTACAACGTCACTTGGGACTATGAGGGAAACGGAGTGTGGgaacgacgagaagaagtagACTCGGAAGATGATCTATAA